A window from Mogibacterium neglectum encodes these proteins:
- the thiC gene encoding phosphomethylpyrimidine synthase ThiC, producing the protein MARNYSTQIEAARMGIVTPELETVAAKENRSVDELLPLLAEGKMVIPANIHHTSIDPNGVGGMLKTKVNVNLGISRDCKDYDIEMKKVMRAVELGAESIMDLSSHGDTQPFRRKLCTECPAMIGTVPVYDSVIHYQRDLNTLTAQDFLDVIRMHAEDGVDFVTLHCGITRKTIEQIKNGTREMNIVSRGGSLVFAWMTMTGEENPFYEYFDEIVEICREHDVTISLGDACRPGCLADATDNCQIEELIRLGELTDRAWARDVQVMIEGPGHVPMDQIEANMKIQETLCKGAPFYVLGPLVTDIAPGYDHITAAIGGAIAAWSGAAFLCYVTPAEHLALPNVDDVHDGIIASKIAAHAADIAKGIPGARDQDDRMAKARRELDWDAQWLEALDPETAKEIRKSRMPEEDHSDTCSMCGKFCAVRSMNKALSGEVIDIL; encoded by the coding sequence ATGGCAAGAAATTATTCGACACAAATAGAAGCGGCGAGAATGGGAATAGTTACACCAGAGCTTGAAACTGTTGCGGCAAAAGAAAATCGTTCGGTAGATGAGCTGCTACCGCTGCTTGCAGAGGGAAAGATGGTTATCCCGGCAAATATACATCACACATCAATCGACCCAAACGGTGTTGGAGGAATGCTCAAGACAAAGGTGAACGTAAACCTCGGTATAAGCAGAGACTGCAAGGACTACGATATCGAGATGAAGAAGGTAATGAGAGCAGTTGAACTAGGTGCGGAATCAATCATGGATCTATCGAGCCATGGAGATACGCAGCCGTTTAGAAGAAAGCTATGTACCGAATGCCCTGCGATGATCGGAACAGTTCCGGTATACGATTCTGTAATCCATTATCAGAGAGATTTAAATACTCTTACTGCACAGGATTTTCTAGATGTCATCAGAATGCATGCTGAAGACGGAGTGGATTTCGTAACGCTGCACTGCGGGATAACGCGCAAGACGATTGAGCAGATTAAGAACGGTACTCGCGAGATGAATATAGTCAGCAGAGGAGGAAGTCTTGTATTTGCATGGATGACTATGACAGGTGAGGAAAATCCGTTCTATGAATACTTTGATGAGATTGTCGAGATTTGCCGTGAGCACGATGTAACGATAAGCCTTGGCGATGCATGTAGACCGGGATGCCTAGCAGATGCAACGGATAACTGTCAGATTGAGGAATTGATTAGACTCGGTGAGCTAACAGATAGAGCGTGGGCTAGAGACGTACAGGTTATGATAGAGGGGCCAGGACATGTGCCAATGGATCAGATTGAGGCAAACATGAAGATTCAGGAAACCCTGTGCAAGGGTGCGCCGTTTTATGTGCTCGGACCTCTCGTTACAGATATTGCGCCAGGATATGACCACATAACAGCTGCCATAGGTGGTGCTATTGCTGCTTGGTCAGGTGCTGCGTTCCTATGTTATGTTACACCAGCAGAACATCTCGCTCTACCAAATGTAGATGACGTTCACGACGGCATTATCGCCAGCAAAATAGCTGCACATGCAGCGGATATTGCTAAGGGTATTCCGGGAGCCCGTGACCAGGATGACAGAATGGCGAAGGCGAGGAGAGAACTCGACTGGGATGCACAGTGGCTAGAGGCACTTGATCCTGAGACGGCAAAAGAAATAAGAAAATCAAGAATGCCAGAGGAAGACCACTCCGATACTTGTAGCATGTGCGGAAAATTCTGTGCGGTTAGAAGTATGAATAAAGCACTTTCAGGTGAGGTAATAGACATTCTATAA
- the gdhA gene encoding NADP-specific glutamate dehydrogenase, which produces MANISQKYIDIAKKNYPNEPEFLQTVEEVLLSIEPVLETHPEYEKAGLVKRLIEPERMISFRVPWVDDNGEVQVNRGYRVQFNSALGPYKGGIRFQANVYPGILKFLGFEQIFKNSLTGLPIGGGKGGSDFDPAGKSDAEVMRFCQSFVTELYKHIGPNTDVPAGDMGVGGREIGYMMGQYKRMTNQYDGTWTGKGTTNGGLNGRTEATGFGIVFFAREVLNHFGDSLEGKTAVVSGFGNVSWGTITKLVELGAKPITISGPDGYILDEEGITTPEKIDTLLELRNSGKNVCAPYVEKFPNAKFIPGKRPWEVKADLYLPCAMQNDITLDWAKEMVANGARYLIEGANMPTTNEAVQYLMDNGCVVAPAKAANAGGVACSCLEMAQNAEHLIWNKERVYAELENIMVHIFKITEEACAKYNLGENLVAGANIAGFERVAEAMMMQGIV; this is translated from the coding sequence ATGGCTAATATTTCACAAAAGTACATCGACATCGCTAAGAAGAACTATCCAAACGAGCCTGAGTTCCTTCAGACTGTAGAAGAAGTTCTACTATCAATCGAGCCAGTTCTCGAAACTCATCCTGAGTACGAGAAAGCCGGTCTTGTAAAGAGACTTATCGAGCCTGAAAGAATGATTTCGTTCAGAGTTCCTTGGGTTGATGATAATGGTGAAGTTCAGGTTAACAGAGGATACAGAGTGCAGTTCAACAGCGCTCTAGGACCATACAAGGGTGGTATAAGATTCCAGGCTAACGTTTACCCGGGAATCCTTAAGTTCCTCGGATTTGAGCAGATCTTCAAGAATTCCCTAACAGGACTTCCAATCGGAGGTGGTAAGGGTGGTTCTGACTTCGATCCAGCAGGAAAGTCGGATGCAGAAGTTATGAGATTCTGCCAGAGCTTCGTAACAGAGCTTTACAAGCACATCGGCCCTAACACTGACGTACCTGCTGGCGACATGGGTGTAGGCGGCAGAGAGATTGGTTACATGATGGGTCAGTACAAGAGAATGACTAACCAGTACGATGGAACATGGACTGGTAAGGGAACTACAAACGGTGGACTAAACGGAAGAACAGAGGCTACTGGTTTCGGTATCGTATTCTTCGCTAGAGAGGTCCTCAACCACTTCGGTGATTCTTTAGAAGGAAAGACTGCAGTTGTTTCTGGATTCGGTAACGTATCTTGGGGAACAATCACTAAGTTAGTTGAGCTAGGTGCAAAGCCTATCACAATTTCCGGACCAGACGGATACATCCTCGACGAGGAAGGCATCACAACTCCAGAGAAGATTGATACTCTTCTTGAGCTACGTAATTCTGGCAAGAATGTTTGCGCACCTTATGTAGAGAAGTTCCCTAACGCCAAGTTCATCCCTGGAAAGAGACCTTGGGAAGTTAAGGCTGACCTTTACCTACCTTGCGCAATGCAGAATGATATCACTCTTGACTGGGCTAAGGAAATGGTTGCTAACGGAGCTAGATACCTCATCGAGGGAGCTAACATGCCTACAACAAACGAGGCTGTTCAGTACCTCATGGACAACGGCTGCGTAGTTGCTCCTGCCAAGGCTGCTAACGCTGGTGGAGTTGCTTGCTCTTGCCTCGAGATGGCACAGAACGCTGAACACCTCATCTGGAACAAAGAGAGAGTATACGCTGAGCTAGAGAATATCATGGTTCACATCTTCAAGATCACAGAGGAAGCTTGTGCTAAGTACAACCTCGGTGAGAACCTTGTAGCTGGTGCTAACATCGCTGGATTCGAGAGAGTTGCAGAAGCAATGATGATGCAGGGTATTGTATAA
- a CDS encoding ATP-dependent helicase: MDLSRLNKEQQEAVKHTEGPLLILASAGSGKTTMMTHRIAYMLEMGVSPYNILAVTFTNKAAGEMKDRIESLTGATRGMWVMTFHAMCVRILRNHGEVLGFRNGFSIYDESDKKALLKRIVKDLNIDEKIYPVSYLGSVISSCKEAEEDPDDYIENNSMNFKAETVAKVYSRYMEDLQQNNAMDFDDLLWNAVKVFETSNEVLSYYQERFKYIMVDEYQDTNYLQYKLVHALAEKSHNLCVVGDDDQCIYQWRGADIRNILDFEKDFPETKVIKLEQNYRSDANILGLANSVIANNRNRKAKALWTERNEGSKITYRRLEDEQREAWYVGGEIQRLHDEEGVPFNDMAILYRKNAQSRPFEEKFSFRGIPYRVLGGTRFYDRKEIKDVMAYMHLVENPSDDVAMARIINEPKRGLGPKSLGGIVSYAKAYKLSIFEALKEQEVLSSLSKKSRAAVEDLVTMLDELGVEQDNMELSDIYDNLIRRSGYLTALEAENTVEADARIENILELRSVIAEFEEKAVGSVLTEEEDEFREERDRLREDGFDVKEPTLLQSFLERIALLSDIDNRDESEDAVVMMTLHSSKGLEFPVVFMPGMENGLFPGSASMDDPSKMEEERRLCYVGITRAMRKLYLTGAQTRMLYGRTDFTIESEFMREMDTDLLDGDQTVAERSAMAGGLHGDGGILGAREFKGRYEGSADGYDASFSRPFDALKFAKKQASKGISNEGFEEGDRIRHPKFGEGLLIDQDAKTLTIAFDSVGIKKLGKGFVKLTKVK; encoded by the coding sequence ATGGATCTGAGCAGACTTAACAAAGAGCAACAAGAAGCGGTAAAGCATACGGAAGGTCCGCTGCTGATTTTAGCTAGTGCTGGCAGCGGGAAGACCACTATGATGACACACCGCATAGCGTATATGCTAGAAATGGGTGTGAGTCCTTATAATATCTTGGCTGTTACATTTACTAATAAAGCTGCTGGGGAGATGAAGGATAGGATTGAGTCATTAACTGGGGCTACTCGAGGCATGTGGGTGATGACCTTTCACGCCATGTGTGTTCGTATACTCAGAAATCATGGAGAAGTTCTAGGATTTAGGAATGGATTTTCAATATACGATGAGTCAGATAAGAAGGCGCTACTCAAAAGAATCGTCAAAGACCTCAACATCGATGAGAAAATCTACCCAGTTTCTTACCTTGGGAGCGTGATAAGCTCTTGCAAGGAGGCTGAGGAAGATCCTGATGATTATATAGAGAATAACTCTATGAATTTCAAAGCCGAGACAGTCGCAAAGGTCTATTCCAGATACATGGAAGATCTGCAGCAGAATAACGCAATGGATTTTGATGATTTACTCTGGAACGCTGTTAAGGTATTTGAGACGAGCAACGAGGTGCTTTCGTATTACCAAGAAAGATTTAAATATATAATGGTAGATGAGTATCAGGATACCAATTATCTGCAGTATAAGCTGGTACATGCTTTGGCGGAGAAGAGCCACAATTTATGTGTGGTCGGCGATGACGACCAATGCATATATCAATGGAGAGGTGCAGATATTAGGAATATTCTTGATTTCGAGAAGGATTTTCCTGAAACCAAGGTTATCAAGCTAGAGCAGAACTACAGATCCGATGCCAATATTTTAGGTTTAGCCAATTCTGTTATTGCAAACAATAGAAACCGCAAGGCGAAGGCACTTTGGACAGAGAGAAATGAAGGTAGCAAGATAACATACCGCAGACTCGAGGATGAACAGAGAGAGGCTTGGTATGTAGGCGGAGAAATTCAGCGTTTGCATGACGAAGAGGGGGTTCCGTTTAACGATATGGCCATCTTGTATCGCAAAAATGCGCAGTCAAGGCCTTTTGAAGAAAAATTTTCATTTAGAGGAATCCCGTACAGAGTGTTAGGTGGCACGAGATTTTATGACCGCAAGGAAATCAAAGATGTGATGGCATATATGCACCTCGTTGAGAATCCCAGCGATGATGTTGCGATGGCGAGGATAATCAACGAGCCTAAGAGGGGACTTGGACCGAAGAGTCTCGGTGGAATAGTGTCATATGCGAAGGCATATAAGCTCAGCATATTTGAAGCGCTTAAGGAGCAGGAAGTTCTCAGTTCACTGTCAAAGAAATCGAGAGCGGCTGTAGAAGATTTAGTCACGATGCTCGATGAGCTTGGAGTTGAACAGGACAATATGGAGCTTTCAGATATTTATGACAATCTCATCAGACGCTCGGGTTATCTGACAGCGCTTGAAGCAGAAAATACAGTCGAAGCAGATGCGAGAATTGAGAATATCCTGGAGCTTCGCTCAGTAATCGCAGAATTCGAGGAGAAAGCAGTAGGCTCAGTGCTTACGGAGGAAGAAGACGAGTTCAGAGAGGAGAGGGATAGACTTAGAGAAGATGGATTTGATGTAAAAGAACCCACCTTGCTCCAGTCGTTCCTCGAGAGAATCGCACTTCTATCGGATATAGATAACAGGGATGAGAGCGAAGATGCGGTGGTGATGATGACGCTGCATAGCTCAAAGGGTCTGGAATTCCCCGTGGTATTTATGCCAGGAATGGAAAACGGATTATTTCCTGGCTCAGCGTCTATGGATGATCCTAGTAAGATGGAGGAGGAGCGCAGGCTCTGCTACGTTGGAATTACAAGAGCTATGAGGAAGCTGTACCTGACAGGCGCGCAGACTAGGATGCTATACGGTAGAACGGACTTCACGATTGAATCAGAATTCATGCGAGAGATGGATACGGATTTGCTCGATGGTGACCAGACTGTAGCTGAGAGATCTGCTATGGCAGGCGGACTGCATGGAGATGGAGGAATACTCGGCGCGAGAGAATTTAAGGGTAGATATGAAGGCAGTGCTGATGGTTATGATGCCAGCTTCTCGAGACCATTTGATGCGCTGAAATTCGCTAAGAAACAGGCGTCCAAGGGAATAAGCAACGAAGGCTTTGAGGAGGGAGACAGGATTCGTCATCCGAAGTTTGGCGAAGGTCTGCTCATAGACCAGGATGCCAAGACGCTGACTATTGCCTTTGACTCTGTTGGGATTAAAAAGCTTGGCAAGGGCTTCGTCAAGCTGACTAAAGTCAAGTAG
- the thiD gene encoding bifunctional hydroxymethylpyrimidine kinase/phosphomethylpyrimidine kinase: MKIPTVLSIAGSDPSGGAGIQGDIKTIFAECCYGMAAITGLTAQNTKGVSAVMPVTADFLRKQIEEILRDIRPDAIKIGMIVTAAQVDIIANLIKRYSLENVIVDPVIAPTSGVEFASEEVMKSLIEKLFPLSTLVTPNLPEAKRIYEIIEYQKLQLKDDGQLQSQFKIQSQSQTQIHGKAVNLSASELACSIGRSCGCNVLIKGGHAEGCSATDYLWTASDENMIGCTAEFKGDRVETTSSHGTGCALSSSIAANMAKEHTLETAIDRGKEYVTAALKSDMHIGTGNGSIDHGALARQ, from the coding sequence CGACCGTGCTATCAATTGCAGGTAGTGATCCGAGCGGCGGAGCGGGTATTCAGGGAGATATCAAGACTATATTTGCCGAGTGTTGCTACGGTATGGCGGCTATTACAGGCCTTACTGCGCAGAATACCAAGGGCGTGTCGGCGGTTATGCCGGTGACTGCAGACTTTCTTAGGAAACAAATTGAAGAGATACTGCGAGACATACGTCCGGATGCAATAAAAATTGGCATGATTGTTACGGCTGCACAGGTCGATATAATAGCGAATTTAATTAAGCGCTATAGCCTTGAAAATGTAATCGTTGACCCCGTAATCGCTCCGACAAGTGGAGTGGAATTTGCGAGTGAAGAAGTGATGAAATCCTTAATCGAGAAGCTCTTTCCTCTATCGACGCTCGTGACACCTAACCTGCCAGAAGCTAAGAGAATATATGAGATTATAGAATATCAAAAACTTCAGTTGAAAGATGATGGGCAGCTGCAATCTCAATTTAAAATTCAATCGCAGTCGCAAACACAGATTCATGGGAAAGCAGTAAATCTATCAGCGTCTGAACTAGCATGCTCCATAGGCCGAAGCTGTGGCTGTAATGTGCTCATCAAAGGCGGTCATGCTGAAGGTTGTAGTGCTACGGATTATCTGTGGACTGCTAGTGATGAGAATATGATAGGATGCACTGCTGAATTCAAAGGCGATAGGGTAGAGACAACAAGTTCACATGGTACGGGATGCGCTCTATCCAGCTCAATAGCAGCAAATATGGCGAAAGAGCACACGCTTGAAACCGCAATAGATAGGGGCAAGGAATACGTGACAGCAGCTCTTAAGAGTGATATGCACATAGGAACGGGTAATGGTTCAATAGATCACGGAGCACTTGCGAGACAATGA